One part of the Phoenix dactylifera cultivar Barhee BC4 chromosome 4, palm_55x_up_171113_PBpolish2nd_filt_p, whole genome shotgun sequence genome encodes these proteins:
- the LOC103695888 gene encoding probable LRR receptor-like serine/threonine-protein kinase At1g53440 codes for MGIHVDKDVSIYSCGVVLHRLNGVTTFMFDVDVLVGSDHVSKGSFLQLLYRIQCTVYMSARQCNSHSLSRRNLVSSYLSANSYSRNLPCSGKAENYNLFINCGGSNVTIGGNEYEEDTTHLGSSIYAESNSGKWAYSSTGGFVGNKEAKYIAINSSILNMANPELYMTARLSPLSLKYYGLCLQKRYYTVKLHFAEVMFTDDQTYSSVGERFFDVSIQGQKVLQDFNIAKEANGTGKEIIKSFTTIVHGTLEIHLQWLGKGTNSIPWRGVYGPLISAISVTPNFKPDKSKLSGAFLGIAAASCTGIVLTITLIWSFFRRKNNENNGLRGLELQTGYFTLKQIKIATKNFDPENKIGEGGFGPVYKGVLPDGSVIAVKQLSSKSKQGNHEFINEIGMISALQHPNLVKLFGFCIEGNQLLLIYEYMENNSLARALFGPERHQLKLDWRTRHKICLGIARGLAFLHEESRIKIIHRDIKATNILLDKDLSAKISDFGLARLDEEENTHINTRIAGTVGYMAPEYVMRGYLTDKADVYSFGVVTLEIVSGMSNTSYGPKDFVYLLDWAYISPEQGSLLELVDPNLGSNYFKEEALRMLSIALVCTNPSPALRPTMSAVVSMLKGKTPVSFPEVKRSIDKTEDSRFKSLERMCRESQSKSIVMDGPLIDTSISTLSGKESAPPPSASKSKEILQAGTSQN; via the exons ATGGGGATCCATGTCGATAAGGATGTTAGCATTTATAGCTGTGGAGTGGTCTTACATCGATTAAATGGTGTAACGACTTTCATGTTCGATGTTGATGTTCTTGTTGGATCGGATCATGTATCCAAG GGATCTTTCTTACAACTCCTTTACAGGATCCAATGCACTGTCTACATGTCAGCAAGGCAATGT AACTCTCATTCTCTTTCTCGTAGGAATCTGGTTTCTAGTTATTTATCAGCAAACAGTTATTC GAGGAACCTCCCTTGTTCTGGAAAAGCTGAAA ACTACAACTTGTTTATAAATTGTGGTGGTAGCAACGTGACTATTGGTGGCAATGAATATGAAGAGGATACCACTCATCTAGGTTCATCAATATATGCTGAATCTAATAGTGGAAAGTGGGCTTATAGCAGTACGGGAGGCTTTGTAGGAAATAAGGAGGCAAAATACATTGCTATAAATTCATCAATATTGAACATGGCAAATCCGGAATTGTACATGACTGCTAGGCTTAGTCCTCTGTCCCTTAAATACTATGGTCTCTGCTTACAAAAGAGATATTATACAGTGAAGCTTCATTTTGCTGAGGTTATGTTCACAGATGACCAAACATATTCCAGTGTTGGAGAGCGCTTCTTTGATGTATCAATTCAG GGACAAAAGGTTTTGCAAGACTTTAATATTGCAAAAGAAGCAAATGGGACTGGAAAGGAAATAATCAAGTCCTTTACTACCATTGTACATGGTACTTTGGAAATTCACTTGCAATGGCTTGGGAAAGGCACAAATTCCATTCCATGGAGAGGTGTATATGGACCTCTCATATCAGCCATTTCAGTGACACCAA ATTTCAAGCCTGATAAAAGCAAGTTATCTGGAGCTTTTCTGGGCATTGCTGCTGCTTCTTGTACTGGGATCGTGCTGACAATAACATTAATATGGTCTTTCTTCAGAAGGAAAAACAATGAAAACAATG GCCTCAGAGGATTAGAGTTGCAGACAGGTTACTTCACTTTAAAACAGATTAAAATAGCCACCAAGAACTTTGATCCTGAAAATAAGATAGGTGAAGGTGGCTTTGGTCCAGTCTACAAG GGGGTGCTGCCAGATGGTTCTGTAATTGCTGTGAAGCAGCTTTCTTCCAAGTCTAAACAAGGGAACCATGAATTCATTAATGAGATAGGCATGATATCTGCCTTGCAGCACCCAAATCTTGTTAAGCTTTTTGGGTTTTGTATTGAAGGAAATCAATTATTGCTAATATATGAATACATGGAAAATAATAGTCTTGCTCGTGCTCTATTTG GTCCTGAAAGACATCAGCTGAAACTGGACTGGCGAACAAGGCATAAGATTTGTCTAGGAATAGCAAGAGGTTTGGCATTTCTGCATGAGGAATCAAGGATAAAGATCATTCACCGAGACATCAAGGCCACAAATATTCTGCTTGACAAAGACCTCAGTGCTAAAATATCTGATTTTGGTTTGGCTAGacttgatgaagaagagaaCACTCACATCAACACCAGGATAGCTGGAACTGT AGGATATATGGCTCCCGAATATGTAATGAGGGGTTACTTGACAGACAAAGCTGATGTCTACAGCTTTGGAGTTGTCACGTTGGAGATTGTCAGTGGAATGAGCAACACTAGTTATGGACCGAAGGACTTTGTATATCTTCTTGATTGG GCCTATATTTCACCAGAGCAGGGAAGCCTGCTTGAACTAGTTGACCCCAACCTCGGTTCAAACTACTTCAAGGAAGAGGCGTTGCGGATGCTGTCCATCGCCCTCGTATGCACCAACCCATCTCCAGCTCTCAGGCCCACAATGTCCGCTGTGGTAAGCATGCTAAAAGGGAAAACGCCGGTGAGTTTCCCCGAAGTGAAGCGCTCAATCGACAAAACTGAGGATTCGAGATTCAAATCCTTAGAGAGAATGTGCCGTGAGAGCCAATCAAAGAGCATTGTAATGGATGGACCATTGATCGATACCTCGATATCTACCCTAAGTGGTAAAGAAAGCGCTCCACCTCCCTCAGCAAGCAAGAGCAAAGAGATATTACAAGCAGGCACTTCTCAAAACTGA